In Saccharomonospora marina XMU15, one genomic interval encodes:
- the rplK gene encoding 50S ribosomal protein L11 → MPPKKKKLAAIIKLQIQAGAANPAPPVGPALGQHGVNIMEFCKAYNAATESQRGNVVPVEISVFEDRSFDFKLKTPPAAKLLLKAAGVEKGSGEPHKSKIGKVTWDQIREIAETKKSDLNANDSDQAAKIIAGTARSMGITIE, encoded by the coding sequence ATGCCACCCAAGAAGAAGAAGCTCGCAGCGATCATCAAGCTGCAGATCCAGGCGGGCGCCGCGAACCCGGCTCCGCCGGTTGGCCCCGCGTTGGGCCAGCACGGCGTCAACATCATGGAGTTCTGCAAGGCGTACAACGCGGCGACCGAGTCGCAGCGCGGCAACGTCGTGCCGGTCGAGATCTCCGTGTTCGAGGACCGCTCGTTCGACTTCAAGCTCAAGACCCCACCGGCGGCGAAGCTGCTGCTGAAGGCCGCGGGCGTGGAGAAGGGCAGCGGCGAGCCGCACAAGAGCAAGATCGGCAAAGTCACCTGGGACCAGATCCGCGAGATCGCCGAGACGAAGAAGAGCGACCTCAACGCCAACGACTCGGACCAGGCCGCCAAGATCATCGCTGGTACCGCCCGGTCGATGGGTATCACCATCGAGTGA
- the rplA gene encoding 50S ribosomal protein L1, which yields MTKRSKAYRQAAELVDRDRLYTPLEAAKLAKETSKIKMDATVEVAMRLGVDPRKADQMVRGTVNLPHGTGKTVRVVVFATGDKAAEAEAAGADAVGSDDLIERIQGGWLDFDAAIATPDQMAKVGRVARILGPRGLMPNPKTGTVTPAVGKAVADIKGGKISFRVDKQANLHVVIGKTSFEVEKLVENYAAVLDEVLRAKPAAAKGRYLKKVTFSTTMGPGIQVDPARTRNLLSEEAAA from the coding sequence ATGACCAAGCGCAGCAAGGCTTACCGCCAGGCCGCAGAGCTGGTCGACCGCGATCGGCTGTACACGCCGCTCGAGGCCGCCAAGCTCGCCAAGGAGACCTCCAAGATCAAAATGGACGCCACCGTGGAGGTGGCGATGCGGCTCGGCGTCGACCCCCGCAAGGCCGACCAGATGGTCCGCGGCACCGTGAACCTGCCGCACGGAACCGGAAAGACCGTCCGCGTCGTCGTCTTCGCCACCGGTGACAAGGCCGCGGAGGCCGAAGCGGCGGGCGCGGACGCGGTCGGGTCCGACGACTTGATCGAGCGCATCCAGGGTGGCTGGCTCGACTTCGACGCCGCGATCGCGACGCCGGACCAGATGGCGAAGGTGGGGCGGGTCGCCCGAATCCTCGGTCCCCGAGGCCTGATGCCGAACCCGAAGACCGGCACGGTGACGCCTGCGGTCGGCAAGGCCGTCGCCGACATCAAGGGCGGGAAGATCAGCTTCCGCGTCGACAAGCAGGCCAACCTGCACGTCGTGATCGGCAAGACGTCGTTCGAGGTCGAGAAACTCGTGGAGAACTACGCCGCGGTGCTCGACGAGGTGCTGCGGGCCAAGCCCGCCGCCGCGAAGGGCCGTTACCTGAAGAAGGTGACCTTCTCGACGACGATGGGTCCCGGTATCCAGGTCGACCCGGCACGCACGCGCAACCTCCTCAGCGAGGAAGCCGCGGCCTGA
- the rplJ gene encoding 50S ribosomal protein L10, with translation MAKPDKVAAVAEIADRFRNSSATVVTEYTGLSVSQLSELRRALGNTAKYRVAKNTLVKRAAEDAGIEGLDELFIGPTAIAFVEGEPVEAAKALKNFAKDHNALVIKGGYMDGRPLTVAEIERLADLESREVLLAKAAGAMKAKLSQAAALFQAPASQVARLAAALEDKRKSEGGEGEAAES, from the coding sequence ATGGCGAAGCCCGACAAGGTGGCGGCCGTCGCCGAGATCGCGGACCGGTTCCGCAACAGCTCGGCAACGGTTGTCACCGAGTACACCGGCCTCTCCGTCTCACAGCTCAGCGAGCTGCGCCGCGCTCTCGGCAACACCGCCAAGTACCGGGTCGCGAAGAACACCCTCGTCAAGCGTGCCGCCGAGGACGCTGGCATCGAGGGTCTCGACGAGCTCTTCATCGGTCCCACCGCCATCGCCTTCGTGGAGGGCGAGCCGGTCGAGGCCGCGAAGGCACTCAAGAACTTCGCGAAGGACCACAACGCCCTCGTCATCAAGGGCGGCTACATGGACGGCAGGCCGCTCACGGTCGCCGAGATCGAGCGACTCGCCGATCTGGAAAGCCGTGAGGTGCTGCTCGCCAAGGCCGCCGGCGCGATGAAGGCGAAGCTGTCCCAGGCCGCTGCGCTGTTCCAGGCTCCGGCATCCCAGGTCGCGCGCCTGGCTGCCGCCCTGGAGGACAAGCGCAAGTCCGAGGGCGGCGAAGGCGAAGCTGCCGAGAGCTGA
- the rplL gene encoding 50S ribosomal protein L7/L12 — protein MAKLSTDELLDAFKELTLLELSEFVKKFEETFDVTAAAPAAVVAAPGGAGEGAAPAEEEKDEFDVILEGAGDKKIQVIKVVREIVSGLGLKEAKEMVEGAPKPLLEKVDKEAADAAKEKLEAAGASVSVK, from the coding sequence ATGGCGAAGCTGAGCACCGACGAACTGCTTGACGCGTTCAAGGAACTGACCCTGCTCGAACTGTCCGAGTTCGTCAAGAAGTTCGAGGAGACCTTCGACGTCACCGCCGCCGCTCCCGCGGCCGTCGTCGCCGCCCCCGGTGGCGCCGGCGAGGGCGCGGCACCCGCCGAGGAGGAGAAGGACGAGTTCGACGTCATCCTCGAGGGCGCGGGCGACAAGAAGATCCAGGTCATCAAGGTCGTTCGTGAGATCGTCTCCGGCCTCGGCCTGAAGGAGGCCAAGGAGATGGTCGAGGGCGCGCCGAAGCCGCTGCTCGAGAAGGTCGACAAGGAGGCCGCGGACGCCGCCAAGGAGAAGCTCGAAGCGGCAGGCGCGAGCGTCTCCGTCAAGTGA
- a CDS encoding ABC transporter ATP-binding protein — protein sequence MGAEVVIEGLTKSFGKQAIWRDVTLTLPPGEVSVMLGPSGTGKSVFLKSMIGLLKPDRGKCVINGVDIVKCSEHKLYEIRKLFGVLFQDGALFGSMNLYDNVAFPLREHTKKSETEIRKIVLEKLEMTGLSGTEKKLPGEISGGMRKRAGLARALVLDPEIILCDEPDSGLDPVRTAYISQLLVDLNSQIDATILIVTHNINVARTVPDNIGMLYRKELVMFGPREVLLTSDEPAVEQFLNGSRLGPIGMSEEKDSAQMAREQAHVDAGHHDGSTEDMRGIVPQLQPTPGLPERKAVRRRKDRVMQILHTLPPAAQEAILKSLTPEDRLRYGVQPGHYVGAHRGQLPTEAVAQVPRSGWRDPQPMVDDPTRQRPGHQQGHS from the coding sequence ATGGGTGCCGAGGTGGTCATCGAAGGTCTGACCAAATCCTTCGGTAAGCAGGCCATCTGGCGGGATGTCACGTTGACGCTGCCGCCTGGCGAAGTGTCGGTGATGCTCGGTCCTTCGGGTACGGGCAAATCGGTCTTCCTGAAGTCGATGATCGGGCTGTTGAAGCCTGATCGGGGAAAGTGCGTCATCAACGGCGTCGACATCGTGAAATGCTCCGAGCACAAGCTCTACGAGATCCGGAAACTGTTCGGCGTGCTGTTCCAGGACGGCGCGCTGTTCGGTTCCATGAACCTCTACGACAACGTCGCCTTCCCACTTCGTGAGCACACCAAGAAATCCGAGACCGAGATCCGCAAGATCGTTCTCGAGAAGCTCGAAATGACCGGCTTGTCCGGAACCGAAAAGAAGCTACCGGGCGAGATCTCCGGCGGTATGCGCAAGCGGGCAGGTCTGGCTCGTGCCTTGGTGCTCGATCCGGAGATCATCCTGTGTGACGAGCCGGACTCGGGTCTGGACCCGGTGCGCACCGCCTACATCTCGCAGTTGCTGGTCGACCTGAACTCCCAGATCGACGCCACGATCCTCATCGTCACCCACAACATCAACGTGGCGCGGACCGTGCCCGACAACATCGGCATGCTCTACCGCAAGGAGCTGGTGATGTTCGGGCCCCGTGAGGTGTTGCTGACCAGCGACGAGCCCGCCGTCGAGCAGTTCCTCAACGGCAGCAGGCTCGGGCCCATCGGCATGAGCGAGGAGAAGGACTCCGCGCAGATGGCCAGGGAGCAGGCGCACGTCGACGCCGGTCACCACGACGGCTCCACAGAGGACATGCGTGGCATCGTGCCGCAGTTGCAGCCGACGCCCGGGCTGCCCGAACGCAAGGCCGTGCGCCGCCGCAAGGACCGTGTCATGCAGATTCTGCACACCCTGCCGCCCGCGGCGCAGGAGGCCATTCTGAAGTCGCTCACCCCGGAGGACAGGCTGCGCTACGGCGTGCAACCCGGCCACTACGTCGGTGCCCACCGCGGCCAGCTGCCCACAGAGGCGGTCGCGCAGGTGCCTCGCTCCGGCTGGCGAGACCCGCAGCCGATGGTGGACGATCCCACCCGGCAGCGGCCCGGGCACCAGCAGGGACACTCATGA